A part of Terriglobus roseus genomic DNA contains:
- a CDS encoding sugar transferase: MSMAAGVLEQPTITGAAWAGLDVLTAYIGSLIAMHFRLDIVHESGGLTQTSVLHLMWSQYGAYMTFFALCLAFFSRSYGLYGPIQNRSGLNEQRLTIQATLVAGLLLCGSIYLLRGETVSRIVVMLSVTLTGTMLCARRALWRSMVYTRYRDGVDTRNVLIIGSGRVGHALRNHLESLRHLGFRFRGFIALNESEVESGDADTVGDMTNCLTIARALFVDEIFFSTPADKKVVIDLVQEARELGIDVRVVPDLYDGLAWNAPVEYVGQFPTIPLHRREFPIGSFMVKRTLDLALSFLALVILSPILFLISLAVLLDSPGPIFYRARRIGRKGRTFNCYKFRTMVQNADHLKAQLEHMNERDGILFKMTNDPRITRVGRFLRKYSLDEIPQFFNVLKGDMSLVGPRPPIASEVERYDLSHLRRLDVLPGITGLWQVEARQDPSFDSYISLDTAYVENWNLWLDLKILIRTISVVISGTGS; the protein is encoded by the coding sequence ATGTCTATGGCGGCGGGCGTACTCGAACAGCCAACCATTACAGGTGCAGCCTGGGCCGGGCTCGATGTCCTGACCGCGTATATCGGCAGCCTCATCGCCATGCACTTCCGGCTGGATATCGTGCATGAGAGCGGTGGCCTTACGCAGACCAGCGTCCTGCACCTCATGTGGAGCCAGTACGGCGCGTACATGACGTTTTTCGCGCTCTGCCTCGCGTTTTTCTCGCGATCCTACGGTCTCTATGGTCCCATCCAGAACCGCAGCGGCCTGAACGAGCAGCGCCTCACCATCCAGGCCACGCTCGTCGCAGGCCTTCTTCTCTGCGGCAGTATCTACCTCCTCCGCGGCGAAACCGTCTCGCGCATCGTCGTTATGCTGTCCGTAACCCTGACGGGAACCATGCTCTGCGCACGCCGTGCCCTCTGGCGCTCCATGGTCTATACGCGGTATCGCGACGGCGTCGATACCCGGAACGTCCTCATCATTGGTTCCGGTCGCGTGGGCCACGCCCTGCGAAATCACCTCGAATCGCTCCGCCATCTTGGCTTCCGTTTCCGTGGCTTCATCGCTCTCAACGAGAGCGAAGTTGAATCAGGCGACGCCGACACCGTCGGCGACATGACCAACTGCCTCACCATCGCGCGAGCGCTCTTCGTCGATGAAATCTTCTTCTCCACACCGGCAGACAAGAAGGTCGTGATCGATCTCGTGCAGGAAGCGCGCGAACTCGGCATTGACGTCCGTGTAGTGCCTGACCTTTACGACGGTTTAGCCTGGAACGCGCCTGTCGAATACGTCGGCCAGTTCCCAACGATCCCTCTGCATCGCCGCGAATTCCCAATCGGGTCGTTCATGGTCAAGCGCACGCTCGACCTCGCCTTGTCATTCCTGGCGCTTGTCATCCTCAGCCCCATATTGTTTCTGATCTCGCTTGCAGTTCTGTTGGATTCGCCGGGCCCCATCTTCTATCGTGCACGCCGTATCGGCCGTAAGGGACGCACCTTCAACTGCTACAAGTTCCGCACCATGGTCCAGAACGCGGATCATCTGAAGGCGCAACTGGAGCACATGAACGAGCGCGACGGCATCCTCTTCAAGATGACCAACGACCCGCGCATCACTCGCGTTGGCCGGTTCTTGCGTAAGTATTCGCTCGACGAGATTCCGCAGTTCTTCAACGTCCTCAAGGGCGACATGAGCCTGGTGGGGCCGCGTCCTCCCATCGCCTCAGAAGTAGAGCGTTACGATCTCTCCCATCTGCGCCGCCTCGACGTACTCCCGGGCATCACCGGCCTCTGGCAGGTTGAAGCGCGTCAGGACCCGTCGTTTGACAGCTATATCTCGCTCGATACGGCATACGTTGAGAACTGGAACCTCTGGCTCGATCTGAAGATTCTCATCCGCACCATTAGCGTCGTTATCAGCGGCACCGGCAGCTAA
- the uvrC gene encoding excinuclease ABC subunit UvrC: MDLHQKIRTLPQQPGVYLYKNAEGEVIYVGKAKNLRSRVSSYLLKANQANAKTGTLMREAVDVDYIQVANNHEALALENNLIKQRKPRFNILLRDDKTYPYVKLTMGDRHPKVFVTRKLRKDGGQYFGPYFPGNLAYRIVDLIHRSFLIPSCKVDLNRYHPRPCLEYYIKRCLGPCVENLVAPEAYREAVRDVQLFLEGKEGELEGRLKQRMGEAAANEQFELAAKMRDQLITLQELQAKQRIASTENEDADVFGFHFDKEMLAVAQFHMREGKIVDKRDFFWEDLQDVSFEMGVEEDDASLADADVTSQQQSFSPTLFFSAFLKQLYLDQPYVPRQILVPVEFPDRVALTSALSEQSKRKVEILAPQRGDKRSLLDLAGTNAKQSYDQRFRTLQPSKKAIAEALQDALNLPEVPTRIECFDISHIQGAETVASMVVWENGDMKKADYRKFKLKTVTGVDDFASMHEILVRRYSKLQANNEPFPSLILIDGGLGQLHAAYAALESIGVTLQPLASIAKREEVIYVYGQEDDPVVLDRRSPVLHLVQRIRDESHRFAISYHRKRREMRDRDSELLQIPGVGPTTRKRLIEHFGSLRGIKAAGPDALTAVVNAATAKKIRAYFDGEREAAIDGNGVPVETETPPEFRILQ, translated from the coding sequence ATGGATCTCCATCAGAAAATTCGGACGTTGCCCCAGCAACCCGGCGTGTACCTGTACAAAAACGCCGAGGGTGAGGTCATCTATGTTGGCAAAGCGAAGAACCTTCGGAGCCGCGTAAGCAGCTATCTGCTGAAGGCGAACCAGGCGAATGCGAAGACCGGCACGCTGATGCGTGAGGCCGTGGATGTGGATTACATCCAGGTGGCGAACAACCACGAAGCGCTGGCGCTGGAAAACAACCTGATCAAGCAGCGTAAGCCGCGCTTCAACATCCTGCTGCGCGATGACAAAACGTATCCGTATGTGAAGCTGACCATGGGTGATCGTCATCCGAAGGTCTTTGTCACGCGCAAACTACGCAAGGATGGTGGCCAGTACTTTGGGCCCTATTTCCCGGGGAATCTGGCTTATCGCATTGTGGATCTGATCCATCGCTCGTTTCTTATTCCGAGCTGCAAGGTGGATTTGAATCGCTACCATCCGCGGCCTTGTTTGGAGTACTACATCAAGCGGTGCCTGGGGCCATGCGTGGAGAACCTGGTTGCGCCGGAGGCGTATCGCGAGGCGGTTCGCGATGTGCAGTTGTTTCTGGAAGGCAAGGAAGGCGAACTGGAAGGCCGCCTGAAGCAGCGCATGGGCGAGGCTGCAGCGAATGAGCAGTTTGAGCTTGCAGCCAAGATGCGCGATCAATTGATCACGCTGCAAGAGTTGCAGGCGAAGCAGCGCATTGCGTCTACCGAGAACGAGGATGCCGATGTGTTCGGTTTCCACTTCGACAAAGAGATGCTGGCCGTGGCGCAGTTCCATATGCGCGAAGGCAAGATCGTGGACAAGCGCGACTTCTTCTGGGAAGACCTGCAGGATGTGAGCTTTGAAATGGGTGTGGAGGAAGACGATGCTTCTTTGGCTGACGCGGATGTGACTTCGCAGCAGCAGAGCTTTTCGCCTACGTTGTTTTTCTCAGCATTTCTGAAGCAGCTTTATCTTGATCAGCCTTATGTTCCGCGACAGATTCTGGTGCCGGTGGAGTTTCCGGATCGTGTTGCACTGACCTCCGCACTAAGTGAGCAGAGCAAGCGCAAGGTGGAGATTCTTGCGCCGCAGCGTGGTGATAAGCGTTCGCTTTTGGATCTTGCTGGCACGAATGCGAAGCAGAGTTACGACCAGCGATTCCGCACGCTACAGCCTTCGAAGAAAGCGATTGCGGAAGCGTTGCAGGATGCTTTGAACTTGCCGGAAGTACCGACACGCATTGAGTGCTTCGACATCTCGCACATTCAGGGCGCGGAGACCGTGGCAAGCATGGTGGTGTGGGAGAACGGCGATATGAAGAAGGCGGACTATCGCAAGTTCAAACTGAAGACCGTGACCGGCGTGGATGACTTTGCTTCGATGCACGAGATTCTGGTGCGCCGCTATTCAAAGCTGCAAGCGAACAATGAGCCCTTCCCTTCACTCATCCTGATTGATGGTGGGTTGGGGCAGCTTCATGCTGCGTATGCGGCGTTGGAGAGTATTGGTGTGACGCTGCAGCCGCTGGCTTCCATCGCGAAACGTGAGGAAGTGATTTACGTCTACGGGCAGGAGGATGATCCGGTGGTGCTGGATCGTCGTTCTCCTGTTTTGCATCTGGTGCAGCGTATTCGCGATGAGTCGCATCGGTTTGCGATCAGCTATCACCGGAAGCGTCGTGAGATGCGTGATCGTGACAGCGAACTGTTGCAGATTCCGGGTGTAGGACCGACGACACGCAAGCGATTGATTGAACACTTCGGAAGTCTGCGTGGCATTAAGGCCGCGGGACCAGATGCCTTGACTGCCGTGGTAAATGCTGCGACGGCGAAGAAGATTCGCGCTTACTTTGATGGTGAGCGGGAGGCCGCTATCGACGGAAACGGCGTTCCGGTTGAGACCGAAACGCCGCCTGAGTTCAGGATCTTGCAGTAG
- a CDS encoding ChbG/HpnK family deacetylase: MSSHRNAQRRLIVNADDFALTEGVNRAIGELSEAGALRSCTLMSAGAAFKDAVRTTKEYKNLRVGCHVVLVDGFCVAPAETVRALVDGGEGQLRNSLPRFIADLQRGKIPEAQIEAEAVAQIRRLQDAGVTVTHVDTHKHTHLFPRVARPLIRAAMQCGVSAIRNPFEQAWSARLTRGPLLRKLEVAALRNFSNTFQKLLRASGLKTTAGSIGVSATGTLDEANLKRLLDGMPEGTWELVCHPGYNDAALGAVRTRLRNERDVERNALLAQIPAAVRDGRFELIGFDEL; the protein is encoded by the coding sequence ATGTCCTCCCATAGAAATGCCCAACGGCGTCTGATCGTAAATGCAGACGATTTTGCCCTCACCGAGGGGGTCAATCGTGCCATTGGAGAGCTTTCTGAAGCTGGTGCCCTGAGGTCTTGCACGTTGATGTCGGCGGGCGCCGCCTTTAAAGACGCTGTTCGTACTACTAAGGAGTACAAAAATCTGCGTGTGGGTTGCCACGTGGTGCTGGTGGATGGTTTCTGCGTGGCGCCAGCCGAGACGGTGCGGGCGCTTGTTGACGGTGGCGAGGGGCAGCTACGGAACTCATTGCCTCGGTTTATCGCTGATTTGCAGCGCGGGAAGATTCCGGAAGCGCAGATTGAAGCGGAGGCCGTCGCGCAGATTCGCCGGCTGCAGGATGCGGGGGTGACCGTCACGCATGTGGACACCCATAAACATACGCACCTGTTTCCGCGGGTGGCTCGTCCGTTGATCCGGGCGGCTATGCAATGTGGGGTTTCGGCGATTCGGAATCCGTTTGAGCAGGCGTGGTCTGCGCGGCTGACACGTGGCCCGCTGCTGCGGAAGCTGGAGGTTGCGGCGCTTCGTAATTTCAGCAACACGTTTCAGAAGCTACTGCGGGCTTCGGGATTGAAGACGACGGCGGGGTCAATTGGCGTTTCAGCTACGGGGACGCTGGATGAGGCGAACCTGAAGCGGCTGCTGGACGGGATGCCGGAAGGGACCTGGGAGCTGGTGTGTCATCCCGGATATAACGACGCGGCGCTGGGGGCGGTTCGGACTCGGCTGCGGAATGAGCGCGATGTGGAACGGAATGCGTTGTTGGCGCAGATCCCTGCGGCTGTTCGCGATGGACGCTTTGAGTTGATTGGGTTCGACGAGCTTTAG
- a CDS encoding OmpA family protein — MTMKADKMTRATVAAGSAALILFLTTGCSTKNYVRSQAAPIIQQTNELDARTATDHRNIVDTDQRAQAGIAQAQSAADAADQHAAVAGQSADKAQANAKDAYNRVDTLTGVVANLDNYKSMQDVSVTFGFDKSALTASDKKQLDELATNLQSSKHYILELTGGTDSTGDANYNYSLSQKRADAVAYYLQSKYDIAPHKFYLVGIGKDQAVASNQTADGRKQNRRVQVRVLSNLQDQNSMTAKAGQ; from the coding sequence ATGACTATGAAAGCAGACAAGATGACTCGCGCTACTGTGGCGGCCGGATCGGCTGCCCTGATTCTATTTCTGACCACGGGTTGCAGCACCAAGAACTATGTACGTTCGCAGGCCGCTCCCATCATCCAGCAGACGAACGAACTGGATGCTCGTACCGCCACCGACCACCGCAACATCGTGGACACGGACCAGCGCGCACAGGCTGGCATCGCCCAGGCTCAGAGCGCTGCTGACGCAGCAGACCAGCATGCAGCGGTTGCCGGTCAGTCCGCTGACAAGGCACAGGCAAACGCGAAGGATGCTTACAACCGCGTAGACACCCTGACCGGTGTCGTTGCCAACCTCGACAACTACAAGTCCATGCAGGACGTCAGCGTAACCTTCGGTTTCGACAAGTCGGCACTGACTGCATCGGACAAGAAGCAGCTCGACGAACTCGCAACCAACCTGCAGTCCAGCAAGCACTACATCCTGGAACTGACCGGCGGTACTGACTCCACGGGTGATGCGAACTACAACTACAGCTTGAGCCAGAAGCGTGCTGACGCCGTGGCTTACTACCTGCAGAGCAAGTACGACATCGCTCCGCACAAGTTCTACCTGGTAGGTATCGGCAAGGATCAGGCTGTTGCCTCCAACCAGACCGCAGACGGTCGTAAGCAGAACCGCCGCGTACAGGTTCGCGTGCTCTCCAACCTGCAGGACCAGAACAGCATGACCGCCAAGGCTGGTCAGTAG
- a CDS encoding neutral zinc metallopeptidase: MEWTPGGTSSDIEDRRGDSGGGGGFNLGGGGLGLGGFILVVIIGLISGRGFIGSLLGGLGAAAGGGGGQQVRHSEPGQPVQESAAEHHDVQLVSFVLDDAQKTWTAILPEQTGRNYRHAKLVLFRNRTQSGCGNAQSATGPFYCPEDERVYIDLGFWDELKQLGGNTGEFAQAYVITHEIGHHVQNILGTEQKAQQAMRNPATRSKTSVELELQADCYAGIWAHTTQQRMVNGKPILEPGDIDQAMQNAAAVGDDHIQKMQRGTVSPESFTHGTSAERQGWFKRGFETGQVKACNTFDVGADGYQSSTAN, translated from the coding sequence ATGGAATGGACGCCCGGAGGCACCAGCAGCGATATTGAAGACCGTCGTGGAGATTCAGGTGGCGGAGGCGGATTCAATCTCGGTGGAGGCGGACTCGGCCTCGGCGGATTCATCCTCGTCGTCATCATCGGACTAATCTCTGGTCGAGGCTTCATCGGCAGCCTGCTCGGCGGCCTTGGCGCAGCGGCAGGCGGCGGAGGCGGACAACAGGTCCGTCACAGCGAACCCGGCCAACCTGTACAAGAAAGCGCCGCCGAACATCACGACGTACAGCTCGTCTCCTTCGTACTGGACGACGCGCAGAAAACCTGGACCGCGATTCTGCCAGAACAAACCGGTCGCAACTATCGCCACGCAAAGTTAGTGCTCTTCCGCAACCGCACACAATCCGGCTGCGGCAACGCGCAGTCAGCCACCGGTCCGTTCTACTGCCCTGAAGATGAGCGCGTTTACATCGACCTCGGCTTCTGGGACGAATTGAAACAACTAGGCGGCAACACCGGCGAGTTCGCACAGGCCTACGTCATCACGCACGAGATCGGCCACCACGTGCAGAACATCCTCGGCACGGAGCAGAAAGCTCAGCAAGCCATGCGCAATCCCGCCACACGCTCAAAGACCTCGGTCGAACTCGAACTCCAGGCCGATTGTTACGCCGGCATCTGGGCACATACAACGCAGCAGCGCATGGTAAACGGCAAGCCAATCCTGGAGCCAGGCGACATCGATCAAGCCATGCAAAACGCCGCAGCCGTTGGCGACGACCACATCCAGAAAATGCAGCGCGGCACAGTAAGCCCGGAAAGCTTCACGCACGGCACCAGCGCAGAACGCCAGGGATGGTTCAAGCGCGGCTTTGAAACCGGTCAGGTAAAAGCCTGCAATACCTTCGATGTCGGCGCGGACGGCTATCAGTCGTCCACCGCAAACTAA
- a CDS encoding sensor histidine kinase: MNPLEPKLVLISLLIQLGVAAAVSSSLARSTVFRRLLLATDRTPIDRMQLMLLIVTPLTLGVWIRTVVPNFLAADISFATTILLGAILGPSAAAVGAVILSFPALLHHEFLALPVNLVAATVAGGFYRFADVEAIWTFSPMIDLSLYQWVRRNLRRPHLDRQVLLLLIIMLLQLGASEVAMYRPRRYFALRSNLWLLQLAIAAAAPVIVGIPLKIWNAIRIEDKLEQQARLLLEARLDALQRQINPHFLFNTLNSIGSLIRLEPELAREMIVRLANILRILLKKREAFVPFRDELAFTDDYLAIEVVRFGEKLRVVKEIAPDTLDLVVPSMLLQPLIENSIKHGLEPRISGGTVTLRSRIRGERLLLEVEDDGVGIAPERDVAMPVSGLRRPGNGIGMKNVRERMEVLYGSDAVLEMESRPGRGTRITLEMPVVATTDLQQTPAGARN; this comes from the coding sequence GTGAATCCACTTGAGCCCAAGCTCGTCCTCATCTCGTTGCTGATTCAGCTTGGCGTGGCTGCTGCTGTTTCCAGTTCGCTTGCGCGCTCCACGGTCTTTCGCAGACTCCTGCTCGCAACCGATCGCACCCCCATCGATCGCATGCAACTGATGTTGCTGATCGTCACCCCACTCACTCTGGGCGTGTGGATTCGTACCGTCGTACCGAACTTCTTAGCAGCCGACATTTCCTTCGCCACCACCATCCTGCTCGGAGCCATCCTCGGACCCTCCGCCGCCGCAGTGGGAGCGGTCATCCTGTCGTTCCCGGCGCTACTCCACCACGAATTCCTCGCGCTTCCGGTCAATCTCGTCGCCGCAACCGTCGCAGGAGGCTTCTATCGCTTCGCTGACGTGGAAGCGATCTGGACGTTTTCCCCCATGATCGACCTCAGCCTGTACCAGTGGGTGCGCCGCAATCTCCGCCGCCCGCACTTGGACCGGCAGGTTCTGTTGTTGCTCATCATCATGCTGCTGCAACTCGGCGCCAGCGAAGTGGCCATGTACCGCCCGCGCCGCTACTTCGCCCTGCGATCGAACCTCTGGCTCCTGCAACTCGCCATCGCCGCCGCCGCCCCTGTCATCGTCGGCATTCCATTGAAGATCTGGAACGCCATCCGCATTGAAGACAAGCTGGAACAACAAGCGCGCCTACTACTGGAAGCCCGACTCGACGCACTGCAGCGCCAGATCAACCCGCACTTCCTGTTCAACACGCTGAACTCCATCGGTTCGCTCATCCGCCTCGAACCCGAACTCGCCCGCGAGATGATCGTGCGCCTCGCGAACATCCTGCGCATCTTGCTCAAGAAGCGCGAAGCCTTCGTTCCATTCCGTGACGAATTAGCCTTCACCGACGACTACCTCGCCATCGAAGTCGTCCGCTTCGGCGAAAAGCTACGCGTCGTAAAGGAAATCGCACCAGACACCCTCGACCTAGTAGTTCCCAGCATGCTGCTGCAGCCACTCATTGAAAACAGCATCAAACACGGTCTGGAACCCCGCATCAGCGGCGGCACCGTCACCCTGCGAAGCCGCATCCGAGGCGAGCGCCTATTGCTGGAAGTTGAAGACGACGGCGTAGGCATCGCCCCCGAACGCGACGTCGCCATGCCCGTCAGCGGTCTGCGTCGCCCCGGCAACGGCATCGGCATGAAGAACGTCCGCGAGCGTATGGAAGTGCTCTACGGCAGCGATGCTGTCCTCGAAATGGAAAGTCGCCCCGGCCGAGGCACCCGCATCACGCTCGAAATGCCAGTAGTCGCAACCACCGACCTGCAACAAACTCCGGCAGGCGCCCGAAACTAA
- the ribA gene encoding GTP cyclohydrolase II codes for MQYSRVEKVAEAELPTRWGSFRILGFEGHLAPDATPGPMGNTVDEAVVLIYGDVSNGSPIVRVHSQCLTGDVFHSLRCDCRQQLELALDTITAHGSGILLYEAQEGRGIGLMAKLRAYELQDAGRDTIQANVELGYRADHRDFTLPAEILNQLGIRSIRLITNNPEKVQAMESHGIQVAERISAEVAAELTSQKYLEVKRDKMGHMIGSLL; via the coding sequence ATGCAGTACAGCCGGGTTGAAAAAGTCGCAGAAGCCGAACTTCCCACTCGCTGGGGAAGCTTTCGCATCCTTGGCTTTGAGGGGCATCTTGCCCCCGATGCAACGCCGGGGCCCATGGGTAATACCGTGGATGAGGCCGTGGTGCTGATCTACGGCGATGTCAGCAATGGGTCGCCCATTGTGCGTGTGCATTCGCAGTGCCTGACGGGCGATGTGTTTCATTCGCTGCGCTGCGATTGCCGTCAGCAGTTGGAACTGGCGCTGGATACGATTACGGCGCATGGTTCGGGAATCCTGCTATACGAGGCGCAGGAAGGCCGAGGCATTGGTCTGATGGCCAAGCTACGCGCTTACGAACTGCAGGACGCTGGACGTGACACCATTCAAGCCAACGTGGAACTGGGCTATCGCGCGGATCATCGCGACTTCACTTTGCCTGCGGAGATTCTGAACCAGCTTGGTATTCGTTCAATCCGGTTGATCACGAACAATCCTGAGAAGGTACAGGCAATGGAGAGTCATGGCATTCAGGTGGCGGAGCGCATCAGCGCTGAAGTGGCCGCTGAACTGACCAGCCAGAAGTACCTGGAAGTGAAGCGGGACAAGATGGGCCACATGATCGGTTCTCTGCTCTAA
- a CDS encoding ArnT family glycosyltransferase, which yields MTSSTVVRPVDASLRSAIRLSLWFALAKLLLHIAGTLWQRHIGVGYFRDEFYYLMCGRHLAWGYVDHGPIVAVQARIAETLFGHSMVGIRMLSAMAGAGRIFLTGLLCWSLGGKRSAQALAMLGCICIPIYLGIDSYLSMNSFESLFWMTCLLAVILLLRDESEGVDRRWMWWSVFGVSAGIGLLNKPSMAFFLFCLGIALLVTPQRRVLFTRQAVFGIVLLAVIAMPNLLWQMHNHWPTLEFLHNGRVKGKNVHLNPAAWVLNQLMVLGPWTAFVWIPGLAHLLKRADRRWLGLTWLILLVLMIALGAKDYYFAPIYPILFAAGGIAWTNRFASRVAVQQDRVVAFPVAFVTMIVLTALVLPTAIFVLPPDTFVAYQRALHLPSTESENTGGHQILPQFYADRYGWQENLAEVTRIVNSLSPEDRAKVGIFGGNYGEAASLEWLSSVQGIALPTVISEHNNYWLWGTRGLDAEVMIIDRKTSVAKLQEYYQDVQVVGHVDNPLSMWYEQHDIYLVRHRKVPLAPDWAASRFYY from the coding sequence ATGACAAGCTCGACGGTTGTCCGTCCTGTGGACGCATCGTTGCGTTCGGCGATTCGTCTCTCATTGTGGTTTGCGCTGGCCAAGCTGTTACTGCACATTGCAGGCACGCTTTGGCAACGGCACATTGGCGTGGGTTATTTCCGCGACGAGTTTTATTACCTGATGTGCGGACGGCACCTGGCGTGGGGCTATGTGGATCATGGGCCAATTGTTGCCGTGCAGGCGCGCATTGCCGAGACGCTCTTTGGGCACTCGATGGTGGGCATCCGGATGTTGTCGGCGATGGCGGGTGCGGGACGTATTTTTCTTACGGGATTGCTTTGCTGGTCGCTGGGTGGCAAACGGAGCGCGCAGGCGTTGGCGATGCTTGGTTGCATTTGCATACCGATCTATCTCGGCATTGACAGCTATCTGAGCATGAATTCGTTTGAGAGCCTGTTCTGGATGACTTGCCTGCTGGCTGTCATTCTTCTGTTGCGCGACGAAAGCGAGGGCGTGGATCGGCGCTGGATGTGGTGGAGCGTCTTTGGCGTGTCCGCCGGAATTGGTTTGTTGAATAAGCCGTCCATGGCATTCTTTCTTTTCTGCCTTGGAATTGCGCTGCTTGTTACGCCGCAGCGTCGCGTGCTGTTTACGCGTCAGGCTGTGTTTGGCATTGTGCTGTTGGCTGTGATTGCTATGCCGAACCTTTTGTGGCAAATGCACAATCATTGGCCCACGCTGGAGTTTCTACATAACGGGCGTGTGAAGGGCAAGAATGTTCATTTGAATCCTGCGGCTTGGGTGCTGAACCAGTTGATGGTTCTTGGGCCCTGGACGGCTTTCGTTTGGATTCCTGGGTTGGCGCATCTGTTGAAACGTGCGGATCGCCGCTGGCTGGGTCTTACGTGGCTGATCCTTCTGGTGCTGATGATTGCACTGGGAGCGAAGGATTATTACTTTGCGCCGATCTATCCCATTTTGTTTGCTGCTGGTGGGATTGCCTGGACGAATCGTTTTGCTTCGCGTGTGGCGGTGCAGCAGGATCGTGTGGTTGCGTTTCCGGTTGCTTTCGTGACGATGATTGTTTTAACGGCGCTGGTGCTGCCGACTGCGATCTTTGTGTTGCCGCCGGATACGTTTGTTGCGTATCAGCGTGCCTTGCATCTGCCCAGTACGGAGTCTGAAAACACCGGTGGTCATCAGATTCTGCCGCAGTTCTATGCGGATCGCTATGGGTGGCAGGAGAATCTGGCGGAGGTTACGCGCATTGTGAATAGCCTCTCGCCGGAGGATCGCGCGAAGGTGGGTATCTTCGGTGGTAATTATGGCGAAGCAGCGTCGTTGGAATGGTTAAGCAGCGTGCAAGGTATTGCGTTGCCGACTGTGATTTCAGAACACAACAACTACTGGCTGTGGGGTACACGTGGACTCGACGCGGAAGTGATGATCATTGATCGCAAGACCAGCGTGGCGAAGCTGCAGGAGTACTACCAGGACGTGCAGGTGGTGGGGCATGTCGATAACCCGTTGTCTATGTGGTACGAGCAACATGACATCTACCTGGTGCGTCACCGGAAGGTGCCTCTGGCGCCGGACTGGGCTGCGAGCCGCTTCTACTACTAA
- a CDS encoding APC family permease, with protein MNSDHELPRVLGARHAMALVVGIIIGSGIFLVPREMVAAVGKSSTLYAVWIVGGLLSLFGALTYAEISAGRPAYGGEYAFLREAYGDLVGFLHMWTWWTIAKPASIATVVSGLTRTLATFAMFSFFANPAFLGMNWGQVAALVALWLVTGLDIVGTRKAADVQAALTLLKVAIILVIGVSCFVFSGPVGTLHNFATVFGGARGGFAGFMVALIAALWAYDGWSDVATLAGEVKKPQRDLPVAYIGGILIVGALYMLTNAAIQYVLPASALAAADRPAVDAIRTVLGQHGIAWGAALVSIGMAISITATLVGTTLSGARIGFAASRDGLFFARIANVHPRYQTPAFALVVQSAIGSLLIFAIGKFQALFSLAIFAEWITYGLAVSTVFVFRKRDAISGRARLFSTPGYPVVPILFILAAIALTVFQLVDDPKNTLLGCIVILLGIPLFRYFERKKNAAALSIH; from the coding sequence ATGAACTCTGATCACGAACTTCCTCGCGTACTTGGCGCACGCCACGCAATGGCCCTGGTGGTGGGCATCATTATTGGCAGCGGCATCTTCCTGGTGCCGCGCGAAATGGTGGCTGCTGTCGGCAAGAGCAGCACGCTGTATGCGGTATGGATCGTGGGCGGTCTTCTGAGTTTATTTGGTGCGCTGACCTATGCGGAGATCTCCGCAGGGCGTCCTGCTTATGGCGGTGAGTATGCCTTCCTGCGCGAAGCCTATGGCGATCTGGTTGGCTTCCTGCACATGTGGACTTGGTGGACGATTGCGAAGCCTGCTTCGATTGCCACAGTCGTGAGTGGACTTACGCGAACACTGGCTACGTTTGCGATGTTTTCTTTCTTTGCGAATCCAGCTTTCCTTGGCATGAACTGGGGACAGGTTGCAGCGCTGGTAGCTCTTTGGCTTGTGACCGGACTGGATATTGTTGGCACTCGGAAGGCTGCGGATGTGCAGGCGGCGCTTACGCTGTTGAAGGTCGCGATCATTCTGGTGATTGGAGTGAGTTGCTTTGTCTTCTCCGGGCCTGTGGGGACGCTGCATAACTTTGCAACCGTGTTTGGCGGGGCGCGCGGCGGATTCGCTGGCTTTATGGTGGCGTTGATTGCGGCGCTGTGGGCATACGACGGATGGAGCGATGTGGCGACGCTGGCTGGCGAGGTGAAGAAGCCGCAGCGCGATCTGCCGGTGGCTTACATCGGCGGCATCCTTATCGTGGGTGCGCTGTACATGCTGACCAATGCGGCAATTCAGTATGTGTTGCCGGCATCTGCGCTGGCTGCTGCGGATAGGCCTGCAGTGGACGCGATCAGGACGGTGCTGGGTCAGCACGGCATTGCGTGGGGCGCGGCGCTGGTCAGCATTGGTATGGCCATCAGCATCACGGCGACGCTTGTTGGAACAACGCTTTCCGGTGCGCGCATTGGGTTTGCTGCATCGCGTGATGGATTGTTCTTTGCGCGTATTGCGAATGTGCATCCGCGCTATCAAACACCGGCGTTTGCGCTGGTGGTGCAGTCTGCCATTGGCTCGTTGCTGATCTTTGCCATTGGCAAGTTTCAGGCGCTGTTTTCGCTGGCGATCTTTGCGGAGTGGATTACATATGGGCTTGCGGTGAGTACGGTGTTTGTCTTCCGTAAACGTGATGCGATTTCAGGCCGCGCTCGTTTGTTCTCGACGCCGGGATATCCGGTGGTGCCGATTCTCTTTATCCTTGCGGCGATTGCATTGACCGTCTTTCAACTTGTGGACGATCCGAAGAACACTCTGCTTGGCTGCATCGTCATTCTGCTTGGCATTCCCCTATTCCGTTACTTTGAGCGGAAGAAGAATGCAGCGGCGCTCTCGATACACTAA